From Desulfatibacillum aliphaticivorans DSM 15576, one genomic window encodes:
- the rny gene encoding ribonuclease Y codes for MDGTTIVVVLLVALGGVAVGIIVYALIRKKAAADKLGRAKAKSEQILEEARIAAENTLKAAQVEAKDVILQAKADFEAEAKEARKEIKQLEARLVQKEENLDRKSEQLDKKESDVAGREKGLVKREQKMVAQEEQAQQLLEARTQELERIAGLTAEQAKDTLVQAMESEARHEGAKLIKRIEMETNEIADKKAKEIISTAIQRYAGDYVAEKTVSVVDLPSEEMKGRIIGREGRNIRALEAATGIDLIVDDTPEAVILSGFNPVRREVARLSLLRLIADGRIHPARIEEVVKKVENEVENTIRESGEQATFDLGVHGIHPELIKYLGRLKYRTSYAQNMLQHSIEVGFLCGIMASELNLNVKQARRAGLLHDIGKAVDHEEEGPHALIGQRLCKKCGESPKIIHAVGAHHEDIPPSSVLAVLVQAADGLSGARPGARREMFESYIKRLEDLEKIANSFEGVGNTFAIQAGRELRIIVQGEKITDDQSVLLARDVAKKIEDSLTFPGQIKVCVIRETRAVSYASK; via the coding sequence ATGGATGGAACTACAATTGTTGTTGTGTTGTTGGTCGCCCTTGGCGGGGTGGCTGTGGGCATCATTGTGTATGCCCTTATCAGAAAAAAAGCCGCAGCAGATAAGTTGGGCAGGGCGAAAGCCAAATCAGAGCAAATTCTGGAAGAAGCGCGGATAGCTGCGGAAAACACTCTCAAGGCCGCCCAGGTCGAAGCGAAGGACGTAATTCTTCAGGCAAAAGCGGATTTTGAGGCGGAGGCCAAAGAAGCACGCAAGGAAATCAAGCAACTGGAAGCTCGTCTGGTTCAAAAGGAAGAAAACCTGGACCGGAAGTCGGAGCAGCTTGATAAAAAGGAAAGCGACGTCGCCGGCAGGGAAAAAGGACTGGTAAAAAGAGAACAAAAAATGGTTGCCCAGGAAGAACAGGCGCAACAGCTTTTGGAAGCCAGGACCCAGGAATTGGAGAGAATCGCCGGACTCACCGCCGAGCAGGCCAAAGATACATTGGTCCAGGCCATGGAAAGCGAAGCCCGTCACGAAGGGGCCAAGCTCATAAAGCGCATTGAGATGGAAACCAATGAGATTGCCGATAAAAAAGCCAAGGAAATCATTTCTACGGCAATCCAAAGATACGCTGGCGACTATGTAGCCGAAAAGACGGTGTCCGTCGTGGATCTTCCTTCTGAGGAAATGAAAGGAAGGATCATCGGCCGGGAAGGGCGGAACATCAGGGCTCTTGAAGCCGCCACCGGTATAGACCTGATCGTGGATGACACCCCGGAAGCGGTTATTTTGTCGGGATTCAATCCCGTTCGCCGCGAAGTCGCCCGCTTGTCGCTTTTGCGCCTTATTGCGGACGGCCGCATCCATCCCGCTCGCATAGAGGAAGTGGTGAAAAAGGTCGAAAACGAGGTGGAAAACACCATCCGCGAATCCGGCGAACAGGCCACTTTCGACCTTGGCGTACACGGGATCCACCCGGAATTGATCAAATATCTCGGCCGGCTGAAATACCGCACCAGCTATGCGCAGAACATGCTGCAACATTCCATAGAGGTCGGGTTCCTATGCGGAATTATGGCCTCCGAGCTGAACTTGAACGTCAAGCAGGCTCGCAGGGCCGGGCTGCTTCATGATATCGGCAAGGCCGTGGACCACGAAGAGGAAGGGCCCCACGCCCTGATTGGCCAGAGACTCTGTAAGAAATGCGGGGAGTCTCCTAAAATCATCCATGCCGTGGGCGCACACCACGAGGATATTCCGCCCAGTTCGGTCCTGGCCGTGCTCGTCCAGGCTGCAGACGGACTGTCCGGCGCCAGACCCGGCGCGCGTCGCGAGATGTTTGAAAGCTATATTAAAAGGTTGGAGGATCTTGAAAAGATCGCCAACTCCTTTGAAGGCGTCGGCAACACCTTTGCCATACAAGCAGGCAGGGAGTTGCGCATTATCGTGCAGGGGGAAAAAATCACCGATGATCAGTCGGTGCTTCTTGCCAGGGATGTTGCCAAGAAAATTGAAGACAGCCTTACCTTCCCGGGGCAAATCAAGGTTTGCGTCATCCGGGAGACCAGAGCGGTCAGCTACGCCAGCAAGTAA